Proteins encoded within one genomic window of Brassica rapa cultivar Chiifu-401-42 chromosome A09, CAAS_Brap_v3.01, whole genome shotgun sequence:
- the LOC103840007 gene encoding LOW QUALITY PROTEIN: transmembrane protein 18 (The sequence of the model RefSeq protein was modified relative to this genomic sequence to represent the inferred CDS: deleted 1 base in 1 codon) has translation MEEVRSAMEQQMDAMADLVQKLSGELRTGLQPAYENFIGFFHAIDWKEPWIMGLMAFHALFLLVTLLSRRRLNFHMFLFLFSLGGVYFAESLNRLLRKNWKSFSTQNYFDPHGVFVSVLWSGPLLVIAMIILISTLFSLCYLIVKWKRAELRHRARLASSKQD, from the exons ATGGAAGAAGTAAGATCGGCGATGGAGCAGCAGATGGATGCGATGGCGGATCTGGTCCAGAAGCTCTCTGGTGAGCTCCGAACCGGACTACAACCTGCCTACGAGAATTTCATCGGATTTTTCCACGCCATTGATTGGAAG GAACCTTGGATAATGGGATTAATGGCGTTTCATGCTCTGTTTCTGCTTGTTACTCTTCTTTCTAGAAGGCGTCTCAACTTCCACATGTTCCTCTTCTTATTCTCAT TGGGTGGGGTATACTTTGCAGAGAGCCTCAACCGACTCTTGAGA AAAAACTGGAAGAGCTTCTCAACTCAAAACTACTTTGATCCGCACGGAGTCTTTGTCTCGGTTCTCTGGTCAGGGCCACTTCTGGTCATTGCAATGATAATCCTG ATAAGCACACTGTTTTCGCTTTGCTATTTAATAGTAAAATGGAAGAGAGCTGAGCTCAGGCATCGTGCAAGGCTTGCTAGTTCCAAGCAGGACTAg
- the LOC103840008 gene encoding embryogenesis-associated protein EMB8 isoform X1, with protein sequence MDDPTTPSPYDLLLEALWLIPIRHYLYALILIWTVFFYNFVEFHFLGDAVLQYFRGRVNLIYNPDSPIYHGVVSRCRTLHGRYVATPWLASPHLQTCFLNFHGLPPVFTYTRKLFRASDGGTIALDWLINSHVADADPHNQNEISKEDTTPIAVVIPGLTSDSSSAYLKHLAYNTAKSGWNVVISNHRGLGGISVTSDCFYNAGWTEDVRVVLDHLQHEFPMAPLFAIGTSIGANILVKYLGEEGEKTPLRGAVAICSPWDLLIGDRFISRKFKQRLYDRALTIGLQGYAQLHEPQYTRLANWEGIKRSRSIRDFDNHATCHVGKFETVDTFYRKSSSTQYVGNVAVPLLCISALDDPLCTKEAIPWEECRANKNIVLVTTNHGGHLAFFEGLTASSLWWVRATNEFLGALSCSRYMHIQKIQESGSSGSRKQEEPSINQGPYLNIGEDGLVAAVNLEENTTRSKDATQVLKQRGPKVKDKRSFNVLCRQTKRSIWLLGYIGMVTGFPLVGMLMNYLFRKKQRPITASKS encoded by the exons ATGGACGATCCGACGACCCCTTCTCCATACGATCTTCTCTTAGAAGCTCTCTGGCTCATCCCAATTCGTCACTATCTCTACGCCCTCATCCTCATCTGGACCGTATTCTTCTACAATTTCGTGGAGTTCCATTTCCTTGGTGATGCGGTTCTTCAGTATTTCAGAGGTCGAGTGAATCTCATCTACAACCCAGATTCTCCTATTTACCACGGTGTTGTCTCTCGCTGCCGGACTCTTCACGGCCG GTATGTGGCGACACCATGGTTAGCGAGTCCTCATCTTCAGACTTGTTTCCTTAATTTCCATGGATTGCCTCCCGTTTTCACCTACACAAG AAAGCTCTTTCGTGCTtctgatggtggaaccattgcTCTGGATTGGCTTATCAACTCCCATG TTGCTGATGCGGATCCTCACAATCAGAATGAAATCAGTAAAGAAGACACAACTCCTATTGCTGTTGTTATTCCAGGGCTAACTAGTGATTCTTCTTCTGCA TATCTAAAGCACCTTGCCTATAACACTGCAAAATCCGGTTGGAATGTTGTTATAAGCAACCATAGAGGACTGGGTGGTATTTCTGTCACT TCCGATTGCTTCTATAATGCTGGATGGACAGAGGATGTACGGGTAGTTCTTGATCATCTTCAACACGAGTTCCCTATGGCTCCTCTCTTTGCTATTGGAACTAGCATTGGCGCTAATATTCTG GTGAAATACCTTGGGGAAGAGGGTGAGAAGACTCCTCTGAGGGGCGCTGTTGCTATTTGCTCTCCATGGGACCTCTTG ATTGGTGACAGGTTTATCTCCCGAAAATTCAAACAAAGGTTGTACGACAGAGCTCTAACCATCGGACTTCAAGGTTATGCCCAATT ACATGAACCTCAGTATACACGGCTTGCTAATTGGGAAGGCATAAAAAGG TCACGTTCCATCCGAGATTTTGACAATCATGCTACATGTCATGTCGGGAAATTTGAG ACTGTGGATACGTTTTACCGAAAATCTAGCAGTACCCAATACGTAGGAAACGTGGCGGTGCCGCTACTCTGTATCAGTGCTCTAGATGATCCCTTATGCACAAAGGAAGCTATCCCTTGGGAAGAATGCCG gGCAAACAAAAACATTGTCTTGGTGACAACAAATCACGGTGGACATCTAGCGTTTTTCGAAGGATTAACTGCATCTAGCTTGTG GTGGGTTCGGGCCACCAACGAGTTTCTTGGCGCCCTTAGCTGCAGTCGCTATATGCATATACAGAAA ATTCAAGAGAGTGGAAGCTCAGGATCAAGAAAGCAGGAGGAACCTTCAATAAACCAAGGCCCGTACCTGAACATTGGAGAAGACGGGTTGGTAGCAGCAGTCAACTTGGAGGAAAACACCACACGGTCAAAAGATGCAACACAAGTATTGAAACAGAGAGGACCAAAGGTTAAAGATAAGAGAAGCTTTAACGTGTTGTGCCGCCAGACAAAACGGTCCATATGGTTGCTTGGTTACATAGGCATGGTAACAGGTTTCCCTTTAGTTGGGATGCTCATGAACTACCTCTTTCGTAAGAAGCAACGACCCATAACAGCCTCCAAGTCCTGA
- the LOC103828520 gene encoding uncharacterized protein At3g43530-like isoform X1 → MRDHFAKGLPENNMQWTFPGFVIPLEILAFECIPVLRESFRDPDPNCLPDCPRMCKWKYKRTGTTGFTLEEIYKALGNTKVISSTLKPQGDELDLLYEIMDEGSVEDVELQNDSYKADIAVDGWNRILIEPEGKIFWEDLFEMDVRTRPTTQQQSEPHGIFEGQEEERVCEEPEAGGEAGRESVKELELRLNKTMDDGFALRDETIRLLAARVKELEQDKIQRENWSFQFGDYETCEASGGKGRDNMGNGNEDGEAVAEKDGEKQVEEEAEKNGTKEAEKDGAKRLRRMARKRLRQHLKMLRVKKKLIRMVRIASQMPSLQLYTLLFLLRQHLKMLRVRKRLRKRLMRSLAMRMK, encoded by the exons ATGAGGGATCATTTCGCTAAAGGGCTCCCAGAGAATAATATGCAGTGGACATTTCCTGGGTTTGTCATCCCTTTGGAG ATATTGGCTTTTGAATGTATCCCTGTCCTTAGGGAAAGTTTCAGAGATCCTGATCCAAACTGTCTCCCAGATTGCCCAAGAATGTGCAAATGGAAGTACAAGAGGACTGGGACAACAGGATTTACATTAGAAGAGATTTATAAGGCGCTTGGAAACACAAag GTGATTTCAAGTACGCTGAAACCACAGGGAGATGAACTAGACCTCTTGTATGAAATCATGGATGAAGGGAGTGTGGAAGACGTGGAGCTGCAAAATGATTCATATAAGGCAGACATAGCCGTTGACGGTTGGAACCGGATCCTTATAGAACCGGAAGGAAAAATATTTTGGGAGGATCTATTCGAGATGGATGTGAGAACCCGGCCTACCACACAGCAACAATCTGAGCCTCATGGTATATTCGAAGGACAGGAGGAAGAAAGGGTGTGTGAGGAACCCGAGGCAGGGGGCGAGGCAGGCCGTGAGAGTGTAAAAGAGTTGGAATTGAGATTGAACAAGACAATGGATGACGGATTTGCATTGAGGGACGAAACAATTCGTCTCTTGGCAGCACGAGTAAAGGAGTTGGAACAAGACAAGATTCAAAGAGAAAATTGGTCATTCCAATTTGGTGATTATGAAACATGTGAGGCTTCAGGAGGCAAAGGAAGAG ATAATATGGGCAATGGCAATGAGGATGGTGAGGCAGTGGCCGAGAAGGATGGTGAGAAACAGGTCGAAGAAGAGGCTGAGAAGAATGGCACGAAAGAGGCTGAGAAAGATGGCGCGAAGAGGCTGAGAAGGATGGCCCGAAAGAGGCTGAGACAACACCTGAAG atgctgagggtgaagaagaagctgataAGGATGGTAAGAATAGCGAGTCAGATGCCATCACTGCAGCTGTACACACTCCTCTTCCTACTGAGACAACACCTGAAG aTGCTGAGGGTGAGGAAGAGGCTGCGAAAGAGGCTTATGAGGTCGCTGGCAATGAGGATGAAGTAG
- the LOC103828520 gene encoding uncharacterized protein LOC103828520 isoform X3, with protein sequence MCKWKYKRTGTTGFTLEEIYKALGNTKVISSTLKPQGDELDLLYEIMDEGSVEDVELQNDSYKADIAVDGWNRILIEPEGKIFWEDLFEMDVRTRPTTQQQSEPHGIFEGQEEERVCEEPEAGGEAGRESVKELELRLNKTMDDGFALRDETIRLLAARVKELEQDKIQRENWSFQFGDYETCEASGGKGRDNMGNGNEDGEAVAEKDGEKQVEEEAEKNGTKEAEKDGAKRLRRMARKRLRQHLKMLRVKKKLIRMVRIASQMPSLQLYTLLFLLRQHLKMLRVRKRLRKRLMRSLAMRMK encoded by the exons ATGTGCAAATGGAAGTACAAGAGGACTGGGACAACAGGATTTACATTAGAAGAGATTTATAAGGCGCTTGGAAACACAAag GTGATTTCAAGTACGCTGAAACCACAGGGAGATGAACTAGACCTCTTGTATGAAATCATGGATGAAGGGAGTGTGGAAGACGTGGAGCTGCAAAATGATTCATATAAGGCAGACATAGCCGTTGACGGTTGGAACCGGATCCTTATAGAACCGGAAGGAAAAATATTTTGGGAGGATCTATTCGAGATGGATGTGAGAACCCGGCCTACCACACAGCAACAATCTGAGCCTCATGGTATATTCGAAGGACAGGAGGAAGAAAGGGTGTGTGAGGAACCCGAGGCAGGGGGCGAGGCAGGCCGTGAGAGTGTAAAAGAGTTGGAATTGAGATTGAACAAGACAATGGATGACGGATTTGCATTGAGGGACGAAACAATTCGTCTCTTGGCAGCACGAGTAAAGGAGTTGGAACAAGACAAGATTCAAAGAGAAAATTGGTCATTCCAATTTGGTGATTATGAAACATGTGAGGCTTCAGGAGGCAAAGGAAGAG ATAATATGGGCAATGGCAATGAGGATGGTGAGGCAGTGGCCGAGAAGGATGGTGAGAAACAGGTCGAAGAAGAGGCTGAGAAGAATGGCACGAAAGAGGCTGAGAAAGATGGCGCGAAGAGGCTGAGAAGGATGGCCCGAAAGAGGCTGAGACAACACCTGAAG atgctgagggtgaagaagaagctgataAGGATGGTAAGAATAGCGAGTCAGATGCCATCACTGCAGCTGTACACACTCCTCTTCCTACTGAGACAACACCTGAAG aTGCTGAGGGTGAGGAAGAGGCTGCGAAAGAGGCTTATGAGGTCGCTGGCAATGAGGATGAAGTAG
- the LOC103840008 gene encoding embryogenesis-associated protein EMB8 isoform X2, producing MDDPTTPSPYDLLLEALWLIPIRHYLYALILIWTVFFYNFVEFHFLGDAVLQYFRGRVNLIYNPDSPIYHGVVSRCRTLHGRYVATPWLASPHLQTCFLNFHGLPPVFTYTRKLFRASDGGTIALDWLINSHVADADPHNQNEISKEDTTPIAVVIPGLTSDSSSASDCFYNAGWTEDVRVVLDHLQHEFPMAPLFAIGTSIGANILVKYLGEEGEKTPLRGAVAICSPWDLLIGDRFISRKFKQRLYDRALTIGLQGYAQLHEPQYTRLANWEGIKRSRSIRDFDNHATCHVGKFETVDTFYRKSSSTQYVGNVAVPLLCISALDDPLCTKEAIPWEECRANKNIVLVTTNHGGHLAFFEGLTASSLWWVRATNEFLGALSCSRYMHIQKIQESGSSGSRKQEEPSINQGPYLNIGEDGLVAAVNLEENTTRSKDATQVLKQRGPKVKDKRSFNVLCRQTKRSIWLLGYIGMVTGFPLVGMLMNYLFRKKQRPITASKS from the exons ATGGACGATCCGACGACCCCTTCTCCATACGATCTTCTCTTAGAAGCTCTCTGGCTCATCCCAATTCGTCACTATCTCTACGCCCTCATCCTCATCTGGACCGTATTCTTCTACAATTTCGTGGAGTTCCATTTCCTTGGTGATGCGGTTCTTCAGTATTTCAGAGGTCGAGTGAATCTCATCTACAACCCAGATTCTCCTATTTACCACGGTGTTGTCTCTCGCTGCCGGACTCTTCACGGCCG GTATGTGGCGACACCATGGTTAGCGAGTCCTCATCTTCAGACTTGTTTCCTTAATTTCCATGGATTGCCTCCCGTTTTCACCTACACAAG AAAGCTCTTTCGTGCTtctgatggtggaaccattgcTCTGGATTGGCTTATCAACTCCCATG TTGCTGATGCGGATCCTCACAATCAGAATGAAATCAGTAAAGAAGACACAACTCCTATTGCTGTTGTTATTCCAGGGCTAACTAGTGATTCTTCTTCTGCA TCCGATTGCTTCTATAATGCTGGATGGACAGAGGATGTACGGGTAGTTCTTGATCATCTTCAACACGAGTTCCCTATGGCTCCTCTCTTTGCTATTGGAACTAGCATTGGCGCTAATATTCTG GTGAAATACCTTGGGGAAGAGGGTGAGAAGACTCCTCTGAGGGGCGCTGTTGCTATTTGCTCTCCATGGGACCTCTTG ATTGGTGACAGGTTTATCTCCCGAAAATTCAAACAAAGGTTGTACGACAGAGCTCTAACCATCGGACTTCAAGGTTATGCCCAATT ACATGAACCTCAGTATACACGGCTTGCTAATTGGGAAGGCATAAAAAGG TCACGTTCCATCCGAGATTTTGACAATCATGCTACATGTCATGTCGGGAAATTTGAG ACTGTGGATACGTTTTACCGAAAATCTAGCAGTACCCAATACGTAGGAAACGTGGCGGTGCCGCTACTCTGTATCAGTGCTCTAGATGATCCCTTATGCACAAAGGAAGCTATCCCTTGGGAAGAATGCCG gGCAAACAAAAACATTGTCTTGGTGACAACAAATCACGGTGGACATCTAGCGTTTTTCGAAGGATTAACTGCATCTAGCTTGTG GTGGGTTCGGGCCACCAACGAGTTTCTTGGCGCCCTTAGCTGCAGTCGCTATATGCATATACAGAAA ATTCAAGAGAGTGGAAGCTCAGGATCAAGAAAGCAGGAGGAACCTTCAATAAACCAAGGCCCGTACCTGAACATTGGAGAAGACGGGTTGGTAGCAGCAGTCAACTTGGAGGAAAACACCACACGGTCAAAAGATGCAACACAAGTATTGAAACAGAGAGGACCAAAGGTTAAAGATAAGAGAAGCTTTAACGTGTTGTGCCGCCAGACAAAACGGTCCATATGGTTGCTTGGTTACATAGGCATGGTAACAGGTTTCCCTTTAGTTGGGATGCTCATGAACTACCTCTTTCGTAAGAAGCAACGACCCATAACAGCCTCCAAGTCCTGA
- the LOC117127772 gene encoding uncharacterized protein LOC117127772 produces the protein MDSNGSVVIHFEHGVDRHISTLVMKGIYEEITYSHLVDRIGKKLKIDVDATKLQLSYFPLVLNNKNSCYILDDEDVLGYLMMVDKKNRRCVLHVELTKIVSENQSNEMFSMNEENLSDARANDGMVGVGELEIVPHIQEDEFEHEKISEEGDEMDDREELPAVTAVEPPVVNSEWDDGIDISLHQEFATREEVRDLVDKGVHSNCFEVDIQKSNPRVYILKCRGARCRWYLRAAKLKNSDFFSIRTYRKIHTCSRGDASVMKKKKRGTPSLVASVVHSDYPGKYKTPDPKTLIDLVQNKLGVKVSYSTALRGKNKALSDLRGNPEESFARLPSYLYMLQRMNPDTITRLEVDEKNQFKYMFFALGACIEGFKAMRQVIIMDGTHLKGVYRGVLLISTAQDPDHHHYPLAFAVVDGEKNASWEWFLTILKTLIPDDPQLVFCTDRNQSIIKKVHEVYPLAIHGYCNYHLSNNVSGACSNVNKKEVAKKFRSIAGIYSEVEFIKCYNDFRKMYPQAAEYLDDSVHETKWARCKFPGERYNIDTTNTVESINGVLKEPRKYALLPMLDVIVEKITEWFNKYRLLSLRVPERHILIPHVHGILHHIYLTAKKLKVTELNTFEGHYNVLGEDGHGYLVDLSNKTCYCRCFDIDRYPCVHALAAIMARGEMAEHYCSRYYWMEQWTLAYYMTIYPVPHHSTWESSEIPEEIRYLVVLPPYVEKKKGRLQVTRFPSAGEYRRKRKKKFPPLIGENEESGSDGSDSGGNGDEGSGNEKNDE, from the coding sequence ATGGATAGCAATGGATCTGTGGTGATACACTTTGAACATGGTGTAGACCGACATATTTCTACTTTGGTTATGAAAGGAATATATGAGGAGATTACTTATTCCCACTTGGTTGATAGAATAGGCAAAAAACTGAAGATTGATGTAGATGCCACCAAGCTTCAACTGAGTTACTTTCCGCTGGtcttgaataataaaaattcttgttatatCTTGGATGATGAAGATGTTTTAGGATATTTGATGATGGTAGATAAGAAGAACCGACGTTGTGTCTTGCATGTGGAACTTACCAAAATCGTCTCAGAAAATCAGAGCAACGAGATGTTTTCTATGAATGAGGAAAATCTGAGTGATGCCAGAGCTAATGATGGCATGGTTGGAGTTGGAGAGTTGGAAATTGTTCCTCATATTCAGGAGGATGAGTTTGAGCATGAGAAAATCAGTGAAGAGGGTGATGAAATGGATGATAGGGAGGAGTTGCCGGCTGTTACAGCAGTTGAACCTCCTGTTGTCAATTCAGAATGGGATGATGGTATTGATATTAGTCTTCATCAAGAATTTGCGACTAGAGAAGAAGTGAGGGATTTAGTGGACAAAGGTGTGCATTCCAATTGTTTTGAGGTTGATATACAGAAGTCGAATCCTCGGGTTTACATATTGAAATGTCGTGGGGCTAGATGCAGATGGTATTTACGAGCTGCAAAGCTGAAGAACTCTGATTTTTTCTCTATCAGAACGTATAGAAAGATTCATACGTGCTCTCGTGGAGATGCAAGTgtcatgaagaagaagaaaagaggcACGCCAAGCTTGGTCGCATCAGTGGTGCACTCTGATTATCCCGGCAAATACAAGACTCCGGATCCAAAGACTCTCATAGATTTGGTGCAGAACAAGCTGGGTGTTAAAGTTTCATATTCTACGGCTTTGAGAGGGAAAAATAAAGCTTTGAGTGATTTGCGTGGTAACCCGGAGGAGAGTTTTGCTAGGCTGCCATCTTACTTGTACATGTTACAAAGGATGAATCCTGATACCATTACACGATTAGAAGTGGATGAGAAGAACCAGTTTAAGTATATGTTCTTTGCGCTCGGAGCTTGCATCGAAGGGTTCAAGGCGATGAGGCAAGTGATTATAATGGATGGAACTCACCTGAAGGGTGTGTACAGAGGAGTGCTTCTCATTTCCACTGCTCAAGATCcagatcatcatcattatcccCTTGCTTTTGCAGTAGTAGATGGTGAGAAGAATGCAAGCTGGGAGTGGTTTTTAACTATATTAAAAACTTTGATACCAGATGATCCTCAGCTTGTATTTTGTACTGATAGAAACCAAAGCATCATCAAGAAAGTACACGAGGTATACCCATTGGCGATCCATGGATATTGCAATTATCACTTGTCTAATAATGTTAGCGGAGCTTGCAGCAATGTTAACAAGAAAGAGGTTGCCAAAAAATTTAGAAGTATTGCTGGTATTTACAGTGAGGTGGAGTTCATCAAATGCTACAACGATTTCAGGAAAATGTATCCTCAAGCGGCCGAGTATCTAGATGACAGTGTTCATGAGACAAAATGGGCAAGATGTAAATTTCCGGGAGAAAGGTACAACATAGACACAACCAACACTGTTGAATCTATCAATGGTGTTTTGAAGGAACCAAGGAAATATGCGTTGTTGCCAATGCTTGATGTGATCGTGGAAAAGATAACAGAATGGTTCAACAAATACCGTCTATTATCTCTACGCGTACCAGAGAGGCATATACTAATCCCACATGTGCATGGGATATTGCATCACATATATCTTACGGCTAAAAAGCTGAAGGTGACCGAGCTAAATACATTTGAAGGTCACTACAATGTGCTTGGCGAGGATGGTCATGGTTATTTGGTTGATCTAAGCAACAAAACATGCTATTGTAGGTGTTTTGATATTGATCGGTATCCTTGTGTGCATGCACTTGCTGCCATCATGGCGCGTGGAGAAATGGCTGAACATTATTGTTCTAGGTATTACTGGATGGAGCAGTGGACTTTGGCATATTACATGACAATATATCCAGTGCCTCATCATTCAACATGGGAAAGTTCTGAAATTCCTGAGGAAATCCGATATCTGGTTGTCCTCCCTCCGTATgtggagaaaaaaaaaggaagactaCAAGTTACTAGATTCCCATCTGCCGGAGAATATCggaggaagagaaagaagaagtttCCACCATTGATTGGTGAAAACGAAGAAAGTGGCAGTGATGGCAGTGACAGCGGTGGAAATGGAGACGAAGGAAGTGGTAACGAAAAAAATGATGAATGA
- the LOC103828520 gene encoding uncharacterized protein At3g43530-like isoform X2 — MRDHFAKGLPENNMQWTFPGFVIPLEILAFECIPVLRESFRDPDPNCLPDCPRMCKWKYKRTGTTGFTLEEIYKALGNTKVISSTLKPQGDELDLLYEIMDEGSVEDVELQNDSYKADIAVDGWNRILIEPEGKIFWEDLFEMDVRTRPTTQQQSEPHGIFEGQEEERVCEEPEAGGEAGRESVKELELRLNKTMDDGFALRDETIRLLAARVKELEQDKIQRENWSFQFGDYETCEASGGKGRDNMGNGNEDGEAVAEKDGEKQVEEEAEKNGTKEAEKDGAKRLRRMARKRLRQHLKMLRVRKRLRKRLMRSLAMRMK; from the exons ATGAGGGATCATTTCGCTAAAGGGCTCCCAGAGAATAATATGCAGTGGACATTTCCTGGGTTTGTCATCCCTTTGGAG ATATTGGCTTTTGAATGTATCCCTGTCCTTAGGGAAAGTTTCAGAGATCCTGATCCAAACTGTCTCCCAGATTGCCCAAGAATGTGCAAATGGAAGTACAAGAGGACTGGGACAACAGGATTTACATTAGAAGAGATTTATAAGGCGCTTGGAAACACAAag GTGATTTCAAGTACGCTGAAACCACAGGGAGATGAACTAGACCTCTTGTATGAAATCATGGATGAAGGGAGTGTGGAAGACGTGGAGCTGCAAAATGATTCATATAAGGCAGACATAGCCGTTGACGGTTGGAACCGGATCCTTATAGAACCGGAAGGAAAAATATTTTGGGAGGATCTATTCGAGATGGATGTGAGAACCCGGCCTACCACACAGCAACAATCTGAGCCTCATGGTATATTCGAAGGACAGGAGGAAGAAAGGGTGTGTGAGGAACCCGAGGCAGGGGGCGAGGCAGGCCGTGAGAGTGTAAAAGAGTTGGAATTGAGATTGAACAAGACAATGGATGACGGATTTGCATTGAGGGACGAAACAATTCGTCTCTTGGCAGCACGAGTAAAGGAGTTGGAACAAGACAAGATTCAAAGAGAAAATTGGTCATTCCAATTTGGTGATTATGAAACATGTGAGGCTTCAGGAGGCAAAGGAAGAG ATAATATGGGCAATGGCAATGAGGATGGTGAGGCAGTGGCCGAGAAGGATGGTGAGAAACAGGTCGAAGAAGAGGCTGAGAAGAATGGCACGAAAGAGGCTGAGAAAGATGGCGCGAAGAGGCTGAGAAGGATGGCCCGAAAGAGGCTGAGACAACACCTGAAG aTGCTGAGGGTGAGGAAGAGGCTGCGAAAGAGGCTTATGAGGTCGCTGGCAATGAGGATGAAGTAG